CACATGCGACAACGAGCCCATCAATGTGAACAACCAATGCTCGGCATTCCCTTTCTCCGTTTCGATCATATGCTACACCACTTCATCTTTTGAGAGGGCCCAGACACATTTGGACATAGAACAATCAATCAATGTGTGACACCAAGAATCCTGGTTCGCGTTCCTTTTTAGTTTGAATCAACATGTTATATCCAGAACGCACCGAAAAATGCCCTTTCTTATCATGTGCCCATGAGCAAATTAAAAATTGCATGTTGCATGTACACAATGAAATGCCCAAGATCAACTCTGCATCCATTAGAATAAAAGTTTGACGCACCAAATCCTCGTTCCAAGTAGTTGGCCCATAAAAGAAATGCACACCCGAATCGCCTTATGGGCCGGTTCTGCCAGTTTTGACCCACCATACGGACAATATATGTGCATCGATTGAGGGCCATGCTCACATCTTTCTGTCTTTTTTCCATTGATTTTTCGGAAGGTTTTGGAACATATTTACATTTTCAAACCATAAGCCCGAAGAAAATTCCGAAGCATTGtttaaatctagaaataattttaaaattcatgaatattttttgatttcggaAACATTTTGAAAAttagcaaaaaataaataaattaatgaacatttttgtaatttgTGAAATTTTTCAAAATTTAGAAATATTTTTAATTCATGAACGACTTTAAAATGAATGAAAACCTTTTTGAATTTGTGTTTTTCTAATTCAAGAATATTTAAAAAAATGCGAAgtcttttttaattcatgaacattttttataatttGGATAATGGGCAATGAAGGAATAAGTGTTGAATTGGTTCCTCATTGTCACAAAACCTACACTTAGTGCATCATTGCCAATCCCCTTTTTAGATTACCATTTTATCATGATTTTTTTGATCTAAATACCGAATGAAGATTTTATTTTCAACAAGACTTTCATTTTCAACATGTATTTGCGATGGAAAGGCCGCCTATCATTGATGAGGTCCAGTTACATGGATTTGAGCATAGGAAGTTGATTAAGTCTCCTTTGGACATTTGTTTTTGTCGCATGCTCTCGTCTTCTTTATTGTGCAGGACTTCGAAAGCCGGGACAGTTAGATGATCTAAAGGGAGTTGTTGAGATTCCTAGAAGCCATCTGGACCTGGAGCAGTATTTGGTTTCATGCTTTTCGCCACCTTGTCTATCTCTTCACTCATGAAGTTAATACAAGTGAGGAATGATTTCTGTCATTCATATAATTCAGAGGAAGAAGGTCGGTTGAGTGCTTTCCGCGTAAGACTATTGAGTTTCCAGTTGATTGCCCATATTTTCCACGATAGGATTTGTCCACTTGATTGAATTCATGTCATTGAAGCAATGAACTTGCTAGCTAGCGTGCCAAAAAGGTTGCTGACTTAGGGTACACAGAGTAGTGGCGAGAAAACGCTTGCGCCTCATCCATTTCGCTTGATTCAGACCTTGTGGTTGTAGTCACAGGGTACAAAAGATAACCCCACAACCTAGAGCCCATGCAGCTAAGATGATGCGTTTTTGTTAGGGATCCATTGGAGGGACAACGTATTGTCCTAGCATGGATATTGACAGGAATTAGTTGAGACTTTAGCATGGACTCATGAACAGACACCTCTAGCTAGCTTAATTTGTTTAAGAGACCGGCATGTAGGAGGTTTTGTTATGCAATTAAGATTATTTGGATTAGCTCCCCTTTCTCTAAGTTATATGTTCACTTATGCAGTTTTGACTGAAGCTGAAGGAACTACTTTCTACTTTTTAAATAATAGAAGAAAATCAACGATTGGAGTGAAAGGAGCCAGAGTCAAATATATCCCTTAATGATATCATCCATGTAAATGAGTTGTACCATACCATACCCGATTTATTGTGCATTGACATCAACGTATCTGCAACCGATAGAATTAACTACATGTTATGTAGCTTCTACTCGGTTTTGGTACCACACTCGTGGTGCTTGCTGAAGGCCATTCAAAGATGTTTGTGACCTGCACATCTACTGGTAAAGTATAGACAAACATCAAAATGAGCATTTTCATCAACAAATAAGGTCTTAGTACACCATAGATGTGATTATTATAAATAAAAACGATGATTATAGGATACATGTACCCCAATATAAACAATTATTTAAAAATAtaattttggggggggggggagggaggttATAGCCTCACAACACTGCACCCTTGCCTATATTTCAACTGGAGATCCAAGCACCCTTTTGTCAGATTCTAGCATGTCCAAGTCCCTTACTGTACATGCGGGTCGGCCCTGGCCTTTTGTCATTGTGTTGGCGATCTTGGCCGATCGTCAGCAACATCGTTTTAATGGAAATGCCGATTGCCGTTGTGGTCGAAGTGCAGTGGTGGACTTCTTCTCTTCGTGTTGAGGGTTTCGTAGCCCCGACGAGGGTGCGGCGAGTTGGGATGTAGATCCGGTTGCCCGATTGTGGATGAGAACCTAGATGACTCCAAGCGATGTCGCATCAGTCCGCCTTGTTGTTTGTCTGGGGTTGTGGTTGTTCGCCGACGCCGTTGTATCATGTCGTTTTTATTTTCCCTCTTTGTTGTGTGTGTGTTTGTAGTGGTGTTGTATGGTTATCCGTAAGGGTTTCATTAATTTAATGTGGGACGATGgctttttttcttctaaaaaagtCGTGGTCAAAGCTTGTCACAAATTCTGAGAGGAGGTTTCATACGATGGAGCCTCTTTTCCCTTTACACCCTTGCAAACACACATTTTTTAGATACTTCCACTGCACATGCACGCACACGGGGATGGTTTTTGAATGTATAAGAAACTTCAAAAGAAAAATCGAGCAAAATAAGAAACTTCAAATGGACTCATATTTTTTTGGAGGGTTAATGGACTCGGATGGATAAACTCCGCAGAACGAGCCCAGCGCATGCGGCCCAACAGCCCACGGAGGAACCCTAGCCTCCATCCGACTTATATaccccctcctcctccccgcaatccatctcttctcctcctccccgccgccgccgccgtctcctcctaCTCTTCGCCGCTCCCgctcccgccgccgcgccaccgccgtcAGCCATGGTACGTGCGCCATCCCGGCCGCCGCACGTCGCCACACCGGACGCGCGCTGACACCCGCTCGTGTCTCCTCGCAGGCACCCAAGAAGGAGAAGGCCCCGGCGGCGTCGTCCAAGCCGGCCAAGTccggcggcggcaagcagaagaagaagaagtggagcAAGGGCAAGCAAAAGGAGAAGGTGAACAACGCGGTGCTGTTCGACCAGGCCACCTACGACAAGCTGCTCACCGAGGTGCCCAAGTACAAGCAGATCACGCCCTCCGTCCTCTCCGAGCGCCTCAGGGTAACGCCCGCTCGCCATCCTCCCTCCTTCTTGCTTGCTTTCTTCCCGTGAGAATTGAGATCCCGGGATGGTATGATATGTATGTGTGTGATGCGCCATGGCTCCTGGTGAAGTTCTTCCATGTGAATCGTGATTATCTGTTTTGGGGTCAGTCAGTAGTACTCTGAACAAGGGCATGAACATACTACTATATGATTATGTTATGAATTGATTGCGTGTCCTATTGGATGCCGGTTTTGGCTTCTCCATCTGTGCCGATAGTTTTTGTGCAGTGTGATGCTCAGTTTAGTGCATCCTCAGATTTTGCTTGGTGTGCCAATTGCATATTGTCATAGAAATTGCACAATCTGATTTTTACATGTGCAGTATACCCATGTTTACCGTTTATTCATAGATTTAATGGTTGATTCATGGAGGTAATGTGGTTGGTTGATGCTGTTGAATGCTTCAGTAACTTGTCTCCACATTTTGCTATCCACGGCTGTGCCTACATGCCTTATTATTAGATTGCAAGTTTGCAACTGTAGTAGTATCATGCAACGGAACATATGTTGTCGGTCTATGAATTGTTAACATGGATTACAACTATTGATGTGTGCACGGCAAGTGTTTGGCAGTTCCCCGTTTCATGTATGTATGCGCTTCCTATTTGTCATCTCACTCAATTTAATAAACTGAACTCTTCAGGCATGTACATTTATGCACACTACAAACTTGATGATCTCACCCTGCCTGTGGTTATATACCTGCAGATCAATGGGTCTCTGGCTCGCAGGGCTATCAAGGACCTGATGGAGAGGGGACTCATCAGGATGGTGTCAATCCACTCAAGCCAGCAGATCTTCACCAGGGCGACAAACACCTGATTTATCATTATCATGTGTTCCATGTCTGTTTTTAGTCCAGTAGACTGAGGTGTTGCTGTTATATTCAAGTTCACTATGTCCAGGGGGGCACACTGTGCCACCAGTAATGTTGAATTGCTTTTGAGTTTTGGTACACTTTGAGATCGTTTTGTCAGCGCAATGAAATCTACCTTATATATTGCCCTATTTGCTGCTGTCCATGCTCTACGGTTGTTCCTGGGTGCAAGTATTTTGGTGTGGTAATGGTATATGGTTCCAAGGGTATAGAGTTTATCATGTTTGTGTTGAATGATGCTGTGAGGCTAATCTTGAGATAGCGCTGTATGATGTTGAGGCGGAGATAACCTGTAGTTTTTATACACCTGCAGAAGTGGGTTGTTCTTGATAACTGGCTGTCGCACATAACACCAGAACACTACTATACGCCCAATCTTGGCTAGGCTTTGTGCTAAATCATTACGCTGCGTTTGGATGTCTGTATTGGATTTGGTATTGGGCATGCAGCTTTCTATGCTCACTCCAGTGGGGTTCATTGGAGTAGTGCCAGCAAGAAAGTGCTCAAAGGTATCATAGTTCATAGATATTAACAGGATCCTTCTTGCATCAattgggttgaaaattgatgaccctTGTAGCATCAATTGGATTGAGAACAAGCGCTGTTCTGTTTAGCTCAACAGGAACGAGCCCTGGTCTGTATCTCTGTTCTTCAGGTTCAGTTGTTCTTTCCTTAGTACTCCCtcggtaaactaatataagagtgtttagatcactattttagtaatctaaacgctcttatattagtttacagagggagtactatgtttcCGTCAAAGTCAGCCTACTTATGTTTCGCCTCAATGTAACACTTCCAAGTGTGTTTGACATATAGTTAATGGATAATTGCAACTGTGTGATTTACAACCGGAATGTCATAGGGCTAAACAATCCAGGGCGCCACAAGGTTGAACCTGAACCTATCTATTGTCTTATCAAGTTTGGAACTATTGTGTTGTTAAATTTGGAACTGTCATGTTTACCTTGAAGGTAATTTATGCGCATGTGGTTATGGCTAGAAGCAGTCGACGTGTATATCCATGAAATCTTCGAATAGTAGCACACTCTAGCGCACTAAATATTGTGTAAGCTTTTGATGTCTTTACCTAACAGCTTAccatgttttgttttgtttttcaaaTTAGATTATATTGAAATGGGAATCCACCGTGATCCACGCAGCTCATCTTTCCCTATATATATACTAATAAAGCAGCGATCGTGTCCCGGCGGAACCGGATCCGACGAGGATGGACGCCGGTGACGTGGGCGAGGAGGAGGGCTCCGGCGGCGGAGAACCTCCAGGCGGCGGCTGCTTGCAGTTCGGCGTCGGCCTCCTGTAGGTAACAGAGAAAGAGTGAGttggtgtgagagagagagacaagaAGAAGAGCCAGGGGAGGAAGGAGAAagggagaaggaagagaggcagggCGGCCTGGAGGAGCTGTTGTTGCTGCGCAGGGACGAGGAGGAGGCACACGGGTCGGAGACGACGCGCGGGCAGGGGAGCTCCTACATGGACGCCGTCGAGCTCGCGGCAAGGAGCAATGACAAGCAGCAGCAGCGGTTGCAAGCAGAGGCAgcgggcagcagcagcagagggcaGAAGCGGGAGGCAGCAGCGGCAACGGGCAGCAGAAGCAGAGGGCTGCTGCCACAACAGAGGTATGTATCCCCTTGAAAGCAGCAAGCATCACTGCATCAGCCTTCTGTTCTTTGTGTTCTCTGTATAGATGTGTAGTACTCCCTGATCAACAGAGGGAGCAGTAACCAAGAAGCAGCAGGCTGCTGCTCTCCTCCCTGATCCCCTGTATAtgaaatagcagtagcgcatgcgTGAATGAAGCAATCAATTTCTGAATTACAGACAGCATACAGATTTTCTGAATCCAAACAAAATGAAGCATATACCGTAGGTTGTTCTATTGTTGATCCAACCACATGCTCTGTTTCTGCATGCCATGGAACCTTTATTTTCAAATCCCCTTTTTCTGCACGACAATTGAAAAGAATGCAGGAGTCGGAGAATGAACAAAATTGCTTTGAACTTCACAGCAGCAGACTAAATTCCTAAAGGCAAAAAAATTTTAGTACTACAGGATATACCTTCAGAGTTTATGACAGTTCTAATAAATATATGATGTTGATTGGTTAGCTGAGTTAGAAGTAGAGCTATTCAAATATATTTACTCTGACAAGTGCAAAAAATCCTTATACTCCTAGCTATATGTTTATCCTATATCTACTTCTCACATTATACATATGCTCCACTACAAAGGGGTCTAAATAATAACATGATTTTTTTCAGTTAAAGTTCCAAGCAACTTTCCTGTGTGAATCTGAGAATCTCACTAAAACCTGTGTTTCATTGTGTATATTCAGCCTATCGATTCGAGTTTCAGACTGATCATAAACATACCTCAGTTTAAGATGTGATGCTGATTTGATTTGTGTGCTGCACCATTGTCCATATCTTCGATTTCAAGCAGTTCCATGGCAAATCAAATACATTTTTCTTTGTTTATGACAATACATATTTGACAGGTTAAAGCATGTACTATTGTGTATACTGAAGTGTAACAAGCCTTTCCCAGTAGTAAAACTGAAAGTATATATAGCTTATGTGTACTGTACTTTCGGTAATATAGATGCCAATATCATTACTTTTTTAGTTAGGGGGTGGTGGTTATTCACTCACAGTCAGGTTCAATGCTCATCATGTTATTTCCTTTCCAAAGATACCTCGGTGTTCTATGGTTAGAAATAGAAGATAGCATACACGAGGCCAAATCTTGACATGATTCAGTCATCCACATATTCTAGAAACAACAGATCAGATTTAAACAACTATCTTAGGAGTAGCAGACACATCTACATctattacctactaataaagcaagatgCATTTCTCTAAATTTCTAATCCTTTCACCTTCTAAAATTATTAAAACCAATCGAGCTAGCCCACCTCGGCTGCAAGCAAAGATTGTTCTACAATAGTCCCGCCTCGGTTTCTTACACACAATTTCTCCAGTTCATATATGTCTTTGATTTTCTCGGTATTAAGGAGCTAACTTGAAAATCAATGAGCCCAGGTTAAGGACCGACGTGACAGAGAAATAAAGGAAGAAAATTGCTTTGAGGACAACTGCATCTCAAACGACATGAGACGTGACAAAGAAGTAAAAGGGAAGGAAAGAACTAGGAGAAAGACCCTCGATTATTTATAGGGACTCGAATTGGAACACACATGATACATGACAGAGAAATAAAAAGGAAGGGAAGAAGTTAAAGAAAAACATGGTGCAAGCTGTGCGAGCCGCCACCAGAAATTGTAGCATCTAAATGAAAGACTATTATCAGGTTCTGTATTTATACCATTTACAGCAACTGGTTTTTGTGCCTTGGGCTGTGATCCTAAAAATACATTGATGCATAGTTCATACAAATACAATTTGACGCTGCGACTGGTTCATACAATCAATTTCtctaaaaaaaaggaaagaaaacaaaTCAAGCAATCTTTTGAATTTATGCATTGTCACATTGAACCAAAGTGTCTCTGATGGCAGCGGGGTCGTGTGGTGTCGAGGTGCAGAGAGGATTCCTCCTCTGGAATCCTCTCTCCTCATTAGGGAAAGGATGTGTGGCCTCAACCACGTGACCAAGAGCTACTGCGTGGAGCCCGTGGCCGCCCACTTACCAAAAGGAGCTTGTGACACGAGGCAAACATGTGGTACGCCGGGGACAGGATAAACACGTACTAAGAGCATCTTGAGCCGAATACAGCAAATTCGACCCCTCAAACAACAACGAAAGCACGTCCATGGCACTGACTGGATACCTCAATTTAACTAAGAAATCTAATAAATGCATACTATTACATGACACGTAAAACCTAATCGAAGTAGAGCCCAtactaagagcatcttcagccggatacagcaaatccgacccctcaaatgCCTACGAGGACGCGTCCGTGGACACTGACCGGTCATGCCTCAAATAATTTCTTCCACAACGGGATACCTCAATTCAATTAAGAAATTAATAAATCCATACTATTACGACACCTAAAACCTAATCTAAGCAGAGCCTGTACGTCCGCCGTGTCCATATCCGACGGTCGACTGCACCCCTCAAAGTGTTGCTCCGGTCACCGGCGAGATAGAATAGGACATGGGACATGCACCGGCATGCACCGGCTCGCAAGACTCAAGGTGCGGCCGTCTCCCATGTCCCACTCTTCCTCGTCAGAGTCCAGAACCTTCGCGATGTCAGTGGACGTGAGATCGATGATTGATCcgtcttggaaggagccagcgacGTCCACCATGACGCGGTAGCGGCGCCTGGACTGGTACACCATACCGGGCACCGGATAATGCAACACTGCCTCACGAACGTCCACTGTCACGAGGGCTTCCGTCGTCATCGGGACACACCTCGCGGCagatccatgcgccatttgggtGGAAGCAATGGATCTCGATAGAAAAAGTCTAAGCACTACCgtcgagcggcctcctccagggagCGGCGAcgtcatctcctcctcggggccctGTGCAACGAGCACCGAATCAATGGATCTGGAAGTGTAGGGCTCGAATTCTCTACCTGCCATGCCGGAGAAGGCCAAAAATCGCCGGACGGGAGTTTGGGTGACGAAGTGGAGTGGAGTGGCAAGGGTTTGGCCCGAGGAGCGAATAAGGATAAATTTATGTGTGTCGGGTAGGTCAACGTGGGCCGTGAAGGGTGAGGTCTTTAGCCATACTTATTAGGTAAGGGCATGTAGAGtttgttttctcccgttgcaacgcacgggcatatttactAGTAGTACATAACTAAAAGTTTT
The sequence above is drawn from the Triticum aestivum cultivar Chinese Spring chromosome 7A, IWGSC CS RefSeq v2.1, whole genome shotgun sequence genome and encodes:
- the LOC123149415 gene encoding 40S ribosomal protein S25-2, encoding MAPKKEKAPAASSKPAKSGGGKQKKKKWSKGKQKEKVNNAVLFDQATYDKLLTEVPKYKQITPSVLSERLRINGSLARRAIKDLMERGLIRMVSIHSSQQIFTRATNT